In Burkholderia sp. WP9, a genomic segment contains:
- a CDS encoding DNA polymerase III subunit gamma/tau: MTYQVLARKWRPKDFASLVGQEHVVRALTHALDGGRLHHAYLFTGTRGVGKTTLSRIFAKALNCETGVTSTPCGVCRACREIDEGRFVDYVEMDAASNRGVDEMAALLERAVYAPVDARFKVYMIDEVHMLTNHAFNAMLKTLEEPPAHVKFILATTDPQKIPVTVLSRCLQFNLKQMPAGHIVSHLEHILGEEKVPYDAQALRLLARAADGSMRDALSLTDQAIAYSANQVNEEAVRGMLGALDQSYLIRLLDALADGDGAAVLTVADEMALRSLSFSTALQDLASLLHRVAWAQFAPSSVLDEWPEASDLRRFAEALSAEQVQLFYQIATIGRSELGLAPDEYAGFTMTLLRMLAFEPAPTGGGGGAVGGSRAAGQAGSGGARRTGAPAVAAERGASGSPAVTASSAVPGAPREAQLNVAAPVRETQSRDAAPADKGAAVHASVESETRAAEHANNPVEARAAVGGIQTAPVNSAQGPSAERSPAAQPAVVAESAAGVDESNSAPTSVTARAPALAPWDDAPANPVANGVSAGTDLSDPASNQVSGIAGFNGAASNDFSAAAGLNEPASNEVSAAAALDDAAPASSLSAPAAAALARTEQAAAAAPSQEPPPAADSAPRRAGGASAALDVLRSAGLKVSSDRGRASAATAAKPAAPATPKPAAPRVVVPVPTPGTPRRAPQQDAAPAAPAARPSASASPAQRSGAEQNGSSVPPWDDMPPDEYMPLTAADEGYYGLPDDGYMPVFDSGPDDVRVSAAPTPAPVVDQRPLPPAVPLDALGFKGDWPALAVDLPLKGISYQLAFNSELMALEGNTLKLNVPVPQYAEASQVAKLKTALADRLGQTVDVLVEVGPARRTAAAHDAAQRAQRQQEAEREIGADPFVQSLIREFGASIVPGSIRPITPDAGSNGAPSVH, encoded by the coding sequence ATGACCTATCAAGTTCTCGCACGCAAATGGCGGCCGAAGGATTTCGCTTCGCTCGTCGGACAGGAACACGTGGTGCGCGCGCTCACGCACGCGCTCGACGGCGGCCGTCTGCACCATGCCTATCTGTTTACCGGCACGCGCGGCGTCGGCAAAACCACGCTGTCGCGCATCTTCGCCAAGGCGCTGAATTGCGAAACCGGCGTGACCTCCACGCCGTGCGGCGTGTGCCGTGCGTGCCGCGAGATCGACGAGGGCCGCTTTGTCGATTATGTGGAGATGGACGCGGCGAGTAATCGCGGCGTCGACGAAATGGCGGCGCTGCTGGAGCGCGCCGTGTATGCGCCGGTGGATGCGCGCTTCAAGGTCTACATGATCGACGAAGTGCACATGCTCACCAATCACGCCTTCAACGCGATGCTGAAGACGCTGGAAGAGCCGCCTGCGCACGTCAAGTTCATCCTCGCCACCACGGACCCGCAAAAGATTCCGGTCACGGTGCTGTCGCGCTGTCTGCAATTCAATCTGAAGCAGATGCCCGCCGGCCATATCGTCTCGCATCTCGAGCACATTCTCGGCGAAGAGAAGGTGCCGTACGACGCCCAGGCGCTGCGCCTGCTCGCGCGCGCGGCCGACGGCTCGATGCGCGACGCGCTCTCGCTGACCGATCAGGCGATTGCCTATTCGGCCAATCAGGTGAATGAAGAAGCGGTGCGCGGCATGCTCGGCGCGCTCGATCAGAGTTACCTGATTCGTCTGCTCGACGCGCTTGCCGATGGCGATGGCGCCGCGGTCCTCACGGTGGCCGACGAGATGGCGTTGCGCAGCCTGTCGTTTTCAACGGCGTTGCAGGATCTGGCGAGTCTGCTGCATCGGGTCGCGTGGGCGCAGTTCGCGCCGTCGTCGGTGCTGGACGAGTGGCCCGAGGCGAGCGATTTGCGCCGCTTCGCAGAAGCGCTCAGCGCCGAACAGGTGCAGTTGTTCTATCAGATCGCGACGATCGGCAGGAGCGAACTGGGTCTCGCGCCCGACGAATACGCCGGCTTCACCATGACGCTGCTGCGCATGCTGGCGTTCGAACCGGCGCCTACGGGCGGCGGCGGTGGGGCGGTGGGTGGCTCGCGTGCGGCTGGCCAGGCAGGGTCGGGTGGCGCGAGGCGCACCGGTGCGCCGGCAGTGGCCGCTGAACGTGGCGCGTCGGGTTCGCCGGCGGTCACGGCTTCGAGCGCCGTGCCGGGAGCTCCGCGGGAGGCGCAATTGAACGTTGCCGCGCCCGTTCGTGAAACACAGTCTCGCGACGCTGCACCGGCTGACAAGGGCGCTGCGGTTCACGCATCGGTCGAATCCGAAACGCGTGCTGCGGAGCACGCCAATAATCCGGTTGAAGCGCGGGCGGCAGTTGGTGGCATTCAAACTGCGCCGGTCAATTCCGCTCAGGGCCCGTCAGCGGAGCGATCTCCTGCCGCGCAACCGGCTGTCGTCGCCGAGTCGGCGGCGGGTGTTGACGAATCGAATTCGGCGCCGACGTCAGTGACTGCCCGAGCACCCGCGTTGGCGCCGTGGGACGACGCGCCCGCCAATCCGGTAGCGAATGGCGTTTCCGCGGGCACTGATCTCAGCGATCCGGCTTCGAATCAAGTATCGGGAATTGCGGGATTCAACGGTGCGGCTTCGAACGATTTTTCCGCAGCTGCGGGCCTTAACGAACCGGCTTCGAATGAAGTCTCCGCGGCCGCAGCGCTCGATGACGCAGCACCCGCGTCTTCACTAAGCGCACCGGCAGCCGCCGCGCTCGCGCGCACGGAGCAAGCTGCCGCGGCGGCGCCGTCGCAAGAGCCGCCGCCCGCAGCCGACTCCGCGCCACGTCGCGCAGGTGGCGCGAGCGCCGCTCTCGACGTCTTGCGCAGCGCCGGTTTGAAGGTGTCCTCGGACCGTGGCCGAGCTTCTGCCGCCACTGCCGCGAAGCCCGCCGCGCCGGCCACGCCGAAACCGGCCGCACCGCGCGTGGTCGTTCCCGTGCCGACGCCGGGCACGCCGCGCCGTGCGCCGCAGCAGGACGCCGCGCCTGCAGCGCCTGCGGCTCGGCCGTCAGCGTCCGCGTCACCGGCCCAGCGTAGTGGCGCCGAGCAGAACGGCTCGTCGGTGCCGCCGTGGGACGATATGCCGCCTGACGAATACATGCCGCTCACGGCCGCGGACGAAGGCTATTACGGCCTGCCGGACGACGGTTACATGCCGGTGTTCGACAGCGGCCCGGACGACGTCCGCGTGAGTGCCGCGCCCACGCCGGCGCCAGTTGTCGATCAACGTCCGCTGCCGCCCGCCGTGCCGCTCGATGCGCTGGGCTTCAAGGGTGACTGGCCGGCGCTCGCCGTCGACCTGCCGCTCAAGGGCATTTCGTATCAGCTTGCGTTCAACAGCGAACTGATGGCGCTCGAAGGCAACACGCTCAAACTGAACGTGCCTGTGCCGCAGTATGCCGAAGCCTCGCAGGTCGCCAAACTGAAAACCGCGCTCGCCGACAGGCTCGGCCAGACTGTCGACGTGCTGGTCGAAGTCGGTCCGGCGCGCCGCACGGCCGCCGCGCATGACGCCGCCCAGCGCGCGCAGCGTCAGCAGGAAGCGGAGCGCGAGATCGGTGCCGATCCGTTCGTGCAGTCACTGATCCGCGAGTTCGGCGCGAGCATCGTGCCCGGCTCGATCCGCCCGATTACTCCGGACGCCGGCTCGAACGGCGCGCCGTCGGTCCACTGA
- the trxA gene encoding thioredoxin TrxA, with amino-acid sequence MSEQIKHISDASFEQDVVKSDKPVLLDFWAEWCGPCKMIAPILDEVAKDYADRLQIAKINVDEHQSTPVKFGVRGIPTLILFKNGAVAAQKVGALSKSQLTAFLDGNL; translated from the coding sequence ATGAGCGAACAAATCAAGCATATTAGCGACGCATCGTTCGAACAGGACGTCGTGAAATCCGATAAACCCGTGCTGCTCGATTTCTGGGCTGAATGGTGCGGCCCGTGCAAGATGATCGCGCCGATCCTCGACGAAGTCGCGAAGGATTACGCCGATCGCCTGCAAATCGCCAAGATCAACGTCGACGAGCACCAATCGACGCCGGTCAAGTTCGGCGTGCGCGGCATTCCTACGCTGATCCTCTTCAAGAACGGCGCCGTTGCCGCACAGAAAGTCGGCGCATTGTCGAAATCGCAACTCACCGCGTTCCTCGACGGCAACCTGTAA
- the rho gene encoding transcription termination factor Rho, with translation MHLSELKTLHVSELIEMANGLEIESANRLRKQELMFAILKKRAKTGDTIFGDGTLEVLPDGFGFLRSPETSYLASTDDIYISPSQIRRFNLHTGDTIEGEVRTPKDGERYFALVKVDKVNGQPPEASKHKIMFENLTPLHPNKVLLLEREMRGEENVTGRIIDMIAPIGKGQRGLLVASPKSGKTVMLQHIAHAIKQNHPDVVLFVLLIDERPEEVTEMQRSVAGEVIASTFDEPAARHVQVAEMVIEKAKRLVEMKNDVVILLDSITRLARAYNTVVPASGKVLTGGVDANALQRPKRFFGAARNIEEGGSLTIIGTALIETGSRMDDVIYEEFKGTGNMEVHLERRLAEKRVYPSINLNKSGTRREELLIKPEVLQKIWVLRKFIHDMDEVESMEFLLDKIRQTKSNSEFFDMMRRGGGS, from the coding sequence ATGCATTTATCCGAGCTTAAGACTCTGCACGTGTCCGAATTGATCGAGATGGCCAATGGCCTCGAGATCGAAAGTGCGAACCGCCTGCGCAAGCAGGAATTGATGTTCGCCATTCTAAAAAAACGAGCCAAAACGGGCGACACGATCTTCGGCGACGGCACGCTCGAAGTGCTGCCGGACGGCTTCGGCTTCCTGCGTTCGCCGGAAACCTCGTACCTCGCCAGCACGGATGATATTTACATCAGCCCGTCGCAAATCCGCCGCTTCAACCTGCATACGGGCGACACGATCGAAGGCGAAGTACGCACGCCGAAAGACGGCGAACGCTATTTCGCGCTGGTGAAGGTGGACAAGGTCAACGGCCAGCCGCCGGAAGCCTCGAAGCACAAGATCATGTTCGAAAACCTGACGCCGCTGCACCCGAACAAGGTGCTGCTGCTCGAACGTGAAATGCGTGGCGAGGAAAACGTCACGGGCCGCATCATCGATATGATCGCGCCGATCGGCAAAGGCCAGCGCGGCCTGCTGGTGGCGTCGCCGAAGTCGGGTAAGACCGTGATGCTTCAGCACATCGCGCACGCGATCAAGCAGAACCATCCGGACGTCGTGTTGTTCGTGCTGCTGATCGACGAACGCCCGGAAGAAGTGACCGAAATGCAGCGTTCGGTGGCGGGCGAAGTGATCGCCTCCACGTTCGACGAACCGGCTGCCCGTCACGTTCAAGTCGCCGAAATGGTGATCGAAAAAGCCAAGCGCCTCGTCGAAATGAAGAACGACGTGGTGATTCTGCTGGACTCGATCACGCGTCTCGCGCGCGCTTACAACACCGTCGTGCCGGCCTCGGGCAAGGTGCTGACGGGCGGTGTCGACGCCAACGCGCTGCAACGTCCGAAGCGCTTCTTCGGCGCCGCGCGCAATATCGAAGAAGGCGGCTCGCTGACCATCATCGGCACGGCGCTGATCGAAACCGGCAGCCGCATGGACGACGTGATTTACGAAGAATTCAAGGGCACCGGCAACATGGAAGTGCACCTGGAACGTCGCCTTGCTGAAAAGCGCGTTTATCCGTCGATCAACCTGAACAAGTCCGGCACGCGCCGCGAAGAACTGTTGATCAAGCCGGAAGTGCTGCAAAAGATCTGGGTGCTGCGCAAGTTCATTCATGACATGGACGAAGTCGAGTCGATGGAATTCCTGCTCGACAAAATCCGTCAGACGAAGAGCAACTCCGAGTTCTTCGACATGATGCGCCGTGGTGGTGGCAGCTAA
- a CDS encoding MerR family transcriptional regulator has translation MSKDSPTLLTVRDAAERLGVTPRTLKYYEERGLVSPTRSEGRYRLYDEEDLKRFGRILRLRSLGFSLHGITEMLKQPLEPVDGRHRYSTESLQQIHDAIAQQVKALDARIESMRRELKEAQKLRAELSPDLDYLRRRLAGENADALLEQRRSARAKASGTSHAKRGKTPGQSTAGESSPDDSTPGESSPGESS, from the coding sequence ATGTCGAAGGACTCACCCACTCTGCTGACCGTGCGCGACGCCGCCGAACGCCTCGGCGTCACACCGCGTACGCTGAAATACTACGAGGAACGCGGCCTCGTCTCGCCCACGCGCAGCGAGGGCCGCTACCGGCTCTACGACGAGGAAGACCTTAAGCGCTTCGGCCGCATTCTGCGTTTGCGCTCGCTCGGTTTCTCGCTGCACGGCATTACCGAGATGCTCAAGCAACCGCTCGAACCCGTCGACGGTCGCCACCGCTACTCGACCGAATCGCTGCAGCAGATTCACGACGCCATCGCCCAACAGGTTAAAGCGCTCGACGCGCGCATCGAAAGCATGCGGCGCGAACTGAAGGAAGCGCAGAAGCTGCGCGCCGAACTGAGCCCCGACCTCGACTATCTCCGGCGGCGCCTCGCCGGCGAGAACGCCGACGCATTGCTCGAGCAGCGCCGCAGCGCACGCGCCAAGGCAAGCGGCACGTCGCACGCAAAGCGCGGCAAGACCCCGGGCCAATCCACGGCGGGCGAATCCTCGCCAGACGACTCCACGCCGGGCGAATCCTCGCCGGGCGAATCCTCATGA
- a CDS encoding MFS transporter has product MSTTSCRTPLFSVEKLRGDFFPWVLAVVTGLDYFDNSIFSFFTSYIAGGVNASPDELVWASSAYAVAAVLGILQQQWWVERFGYRRYVTGCMVFYCAGAVAAALCESSIELAFARGMQGYFIGPMMGTCRILIQMSFKPQQRPAATRAFLVLIVLSSALAPLIGGQLIAHFGWRALFACTAPVGLLFAVLALLALPDSGNRLPEERGAAHFWPYLIFAFAQGALQIVMQQVRFQLFSASPGLILLTVAGIVALGWFAYHQWHHPAPLVRLHALREKVFQAGLVLYMFYYYISTVFGFLISRFLEGGLGYPVENTGQLVGVTSLISASALFVYLRYAKLLPRKKWIIVPGFAVAAFAAAWMTRMSPGVGEAALIVPLLLRGLLLLFIVLPVANLTFRIFAIEEFTHGYRLKNIVRQVTISFATASMIIVEQHRQALHETRLAEFVNPYNPLFQNSLAALTRGLAAAGRSPSEAHSLAIVEISRTVAQQASFLASLDGFYFLAGVAICGGIFAAWQKQID; this is encoded by the coding sequence ATGAGTACGACGTCGTGCCGGACACCGCTGTTCAGTGTCGAGAAACTGCGCGGCGATTTCTTCCCTTGGGTGCTGGCCGTCGTCACCGGCCTCGACTATTTCGACAACTCGATCTTCTCGTTCTTCACCAGCTATATCGCCGGCGGCGTCAATGCATCGCCCGACGAACTCGTCTGGGCGTCGAGCGCCTATGCGGTCGCGGCGGTGCTGGGCATTTTGCAGCAGCAATGGTGGGTTGAGCGCTTCGGCTACCGGCGCTACGTGACCGGCTGCATGGTGTTCTATTGCGCCGGCGCGGTGGCAGCGGCGTTGTGCGAATCGTCGATCGAACTGGCGTTCGCGCGCGGCATGCAGGGCTATTTCATCGGGCCGATGATGGGCACCTGCCGCATCCTGATCCAGATGAGTTTCAAGCCGCAGCAGCGGCCCGCGGCCACCCGCGCGTTCCTCGTGCTGATCGTCCTGAGCAGTGCGCTCGCGCCGCTGATCGGCGGCCAGTTGATCGCGCATTTCGGCTGGCGCGCGCTGTTCGCGTGCACGGCGCCCGTGGGCTTGCTGTTCGCCGTTCTGGCCTTGCTCGCGCTGCCCGACTCCGGCAACCGCCTGCCCGAAGAACGCGGCGCCGCGCATTTCTGGCCGTACCTCATCTTCGCGTTCGCACAAGGCGCCCTGCAGATCGTGATGCAGCAGGTGCGCTTCCAGTTGTTCAGCGCCTCACCCGGGCTGATCCTGCTGACCGTCGCCGGGATCGTCGCGTTGGGCTGGTTCGCCTATCATCAGTGGCACCATCCGGCGCCGCTCGTGCGCCTCCATGCCCTGCGCGAGAAGGTGTTCCAGGCCGGGCTCGTGCTCTACATGTTCTACTACTACATCTCGACCGTGTTCGGCTTTCTGATCTCGCGCTTTCTCGAAGGCGGTCTTGGCTATCCAGTCGAAAACACCGGGCAACTGGTCGGCGTGACATCGCTGATTTCGGCGAGCGCCCTGTTCGTCTATCTGCGCTATGCGAAACTGCTGCCGCGCAAGAAGTGGATCATCGTGCCGGGTTTCGCGGTGGCCGCGTTCGCCGCGGCGTGGATGACGCGCATGTCGCCCGGCGTCGGCGAAGCGGCGTTGATTGTCCCGCTTTTGTTGCGCGGCCTGCTGCTGTTGTTCATCGTGCTGCCGGTGGCTAATCTGACTTTCCGAATTTTCGCCATTGAAGAATTCACGCACGGCTACCGGTTGAAAAACATCGTGCGGCAGGTGACGATCTCGTTCGCGACCGCCTCCATGATCATCGTCGAGCAGCATCGGCAGGCGCTGCATGAAACCCGCCTCGCGGAGTTCGTGAATCCGTACAATCCGCTATTCCAGAACTCGCTAGCCGCGCTCACGAGAGGCCTGGCCGCCGCCGGCCGCTCGCCGTCCGAAGCGCACTCGCTGGCCATCGTGGAAATCAGCCGTACGGTCGCGCAACAGGCCAGCTTTCTCGCCTCGCTGGACGGCTTCTACTTCCTCGCCGGCGTGGCGATATGCGGCGGCATTTTCGCCGCGTGGCAAAAACAGATCGACTAG
- a CDS encoding M90 family metallopeptidase — protein sequence MLSKLTQWLGTRRRERALRDYAIDDSLWQATLDGLPFLAHLDAPDLVRLRELTSLFLAQKEFSTAHELELTDAMTVAIAAQACLPVLNLSLDLYRGWVGVIVYPGEFVIRKTVEDEDGVVHEVEQDASGEAWEGGPVVLSWEDAQMTDATDAYNVVIHEFAHKIDMLNGEADGHPPLMRRWHAPLDAQAWADVFDHAYDHFCAKVDAVPERRWARFERDSLIDPYAADHPSEFFAVCSEALLVKPQAFEAEYPELYRLLARYYRQDPARVGVTFPAG from the coding sequence ATGCTCTCGAAACTCACTCAATGGCTCGGCACACGCCGGCGCGAGCGCGCGTTGCGCGACTACGCGATCGACGACTCGCTCTGGCAAGCCACGCTCGACGGCCTGCCGTTTCTCGCGCATCTCGATGCGCCAGACCTCGTGCGTTTGCGTGAGCTGACGAGCCTGTTCCTTGCGCAAAAGGAATTTTCGACCGCGCACGAACTTGAGCTCACCGACGCAATGACCGTGGCGATCGCCGCCCAGGCGTGCCTGCCGGTGCTGAATCTGAGCCTCGATCTGTATCGCGGCTGGGTCGGCGTGATCGTCTATCCGGGCGAATTCGTGATCCGCAAGACCGTCGAGGACGAAGATGGCGTGGTGCACGAGGTCGAGCAGGACGCGAGCGGCGAAGCGTGGGAAGGCGGCCCCGTGGTGTTGTCATGGGAAGACGCGCAAATGACGGACGCCACGGACGCCTACAACGTCGTGATTCACGAATTCGCGCACAAGATCGACATGCTGAACGGCGAGGCGGACGGCCACCCGCCGCTGATGCGCCGCTGGCACGCGCCGCTCGATGCGCAGGCGTGGGCCGACGTATTCGACCATGCGTACGACCACTTCTGCGCAAAAGTCGACGCGGTGCCGGAGCGTCGCTGGGCGAGATTCGAGCGCGATTCGCTGATCGATCCGTATGCGGCGGACCATCCATCGGAATTTTTTGCCGTTTGCAGCGAGGCGCTGCTTGTCAAACCGCAGGCGTTCGAAGCCGAATATCCCGAGCTTTACCGGCTGCTGGCACGATACTACCGGCAAGATCCGGCGCGTGTCGGCGTGACGTTCCCTGCAGGCTGA
- a CDS encoding type B 50S ribosomal protein L31 has translation MKEGIHPDYREVLFIDVSNDFKFVTRSTIQTRETAEFEGKTYPLAKIEVSSESHPFYTGQQKIMDTAGRVEKFRNKFGSRATGKVAAK, from the coding sequence ATGAAAGAAGGCATTCACCCGGATTACCGCGAAGTTCTGTTCATCGACGTGTCGAACGACTTCAAGTTTGTGACGCGCTCGACCATCCAGACGCGTGAAACCGCCGAATTCGAAGGCAAGACCTACCCGCTCGCCAAGATCGAAGTGTCGTCGGAATCGCATCCGTTCTACACCGGTCAGCAAAAGATCATGGACACGGCAGGCCGCGTCGAGAAGTTCCGCAACAAGTTTGGCTCGCGCGCTACCGGCAAGGTCGCAGCGAAGTAA
- a CDS encoding UDP phosphate-alpha-4-amino-4-deoxy-L-arabinose arabinosyl transferase, with amino-acid sequence MRPAVRLTASATSALPRWLLLTICIVYASFGLFGRDPWKNEDAAGFGVMWTMANGSAHDWLLPNLVGKYLTEDGPLGYWFGASAIRVLAPWVDASNASRVFTGLLFCAGCAFVWYAAYLLGRRAEVQPFKYAFGGEPEPRDYGRTLADGALLILLACFGLAERGHETTPQLAQFCGIAMLVYGLVRMIDKPIQGALIWGLAIAFVTLASSPVLVGALLLGTLAMTLIVRETRSRWLLLAGLPVALVLSAAWPVAALATFPDDAVWYLNQWVHVSLSSFAGPPGSVAGYALKNLPLFTWPAWPLALWAWFSWSGLRRAPHVAIPLSVIGPLFVLVVLQSHQSNRLYMLLLPPLAVLAAFALPTLKRGAINAIDWFALLSFTILGSFVWLVYIAGLTGFPHPLARNLARLAPGFAPQFKILSFVCAVAVTVCWFVLVQWRLARHPKVLWRSVVLSSAGTTLMWVLLMTLWLPVVNYSRTYKDVAEQISAHLPDDYTCISPVRLGNAQIATFAYFGDMHFSFDQDCDVILRQDTQDYGEPSAMSDFVWKLVWEGRRVADRDERFRLYVRIDRPKPPVVKRRNWHKKSN; translated from the coding sequence ATGAGACCTGCCGTTCGCCTCACTGCCTCAGCGACCAGTGCGTTGCCGCGCTGGCTGCTGCTGACCATCTGTATCGTCTACGCATCGTTCGGACTGTTCGGCCGCGATCCGTGGAAGAACGAGGATGCAGCCGGCTTCGGCGTCATGTGGACCATGGCGAACGGCAGCGCGCACGACTGGCTTCTGCCGAATCTGGTCGGCAAATATCTCACTGAAGACGGCCCGCTCGGCTACTGGTTCGGCGCCAGTGCGATCCGCGTGCTTGCACCGTGGGTCGACGCGAGCAACGCGTCGCGCGTATTTACCGGCCTGCTGTTTTGCGCGGGCTGCGCGTTCGTCTGGTATGCCGCGTACCTGCTCGGCCGGCGCGCCGAAGTTCAGCCATTCAAATACGCATTCGGCGGCGAGCCAGAACCGCGCGACTACGGCCGCACCCTCGCCGACGGCGCGCTGCTGATCCTGCTCGCGTGCTTCGGCCTCGCCGAGCGCGGCCACGAAACCACACCGCAGCTCGCGCAGTTCTGCGGTATCGCGATGCTCGTGTACGGGCTCGTGCGCATGATCGACAAGCCGATTCAAGGCGCGCTGATCTGGGGTCTCGCCATCGCGTTCGTGACCCTGGCCAGCAGCCCGGTGCTGGTCGGCGCGCTGCTGCTCGGCACGCTGGCGATGACCCTGATCGTGCGCGAAACGCGCTCGCGCTGGCTCTTGCTGGCGGGCCTGCCGGTGGCGCTCGTGCTGTCGGCGGCATGGCCGGTCGCCGCGCTCGCCACCTTCCCCGACGACGCCGTCTGGTATCTCAATCAGTGGGTGCACGTCAGCCTGAGTTCGTTCGCCGGACCGCCGGGCTCGGTCGCCGGCTACGCGCTGAAAAACCTGCCGCTCTTCACGTGGCCGGCGTGGCCGCTGGCACTCTGGGCGTGGTTCAGCTGGTCCGGCCTGCGCCGCGCGCCGCATGTGGCGATTCCGCTTTCGGTGATCGGGCCGCTGTTCGTGCTGGTCGTTTTGCAAAGCCACCAGTCGAACCGGCTTTACATGCTGCTGCTGCCGCCGCTCGCCGTGCTGGCCGCGTTCGCGCTGCCTACGCTCAAGCGCGGTGCGATCAACGCGATCGACTGGTTCGCCCTCCTGAGCTTCACGATTCTCGGCAGCTTCGTGTGGCTGGTTTATATCGCGGGACTGACCGGTTTTCCGCATCCGCTCGCGCGCAACCTCGCGCGTCTCGCGCCGGGCTTCGCGCCGCAGTTCAAGATTCTGTCGTTTGTGTGCGCGGTCGCCGTGACAGTCTGCTGGTTCGTGCTGGTGCAATGGCGTCTTGCCCGTCACCCGAAAGTGTTGTGGCGCAGCGTGGTGCTCTCGAGCGCCGGCACCACCTTGATGTGGGTGCTGCTCATGACGCTGTGGCTGCCGGTCGTCAACTACAGCCGGACCTATAAAGACGTTGCCGAACAGATCTCCGCCCATCTGCCGGACGACTACACCTGCATTTCGCCGGTGCGCCTCGGCAATGCGCAGATCGCGACCTTTGCCTACTTCGGCGATATGCATTTTTCCTTCGACCAGGACTGCGACGTGATCCTGCGCCAGGATACGCAGGACTACGGCGAACCGAGCGCGATGTCCGACTTCGTCTGGAAGCTGGTGTGGGAGGGCCGCCGCGTGGCCGACCGCGACGAGCGCTTCCGCCTGTACGTGCGCATCGACCGTCCGAAGCCGCCAGTCGTCAAACGCCGTAACTGGCACAAGAAGTCCAACTGA
- a CDS encoding MATE family efflux transporter — translation MLADVRKIAALAWPVLIGQLAIIAFGVIDTAMVGRFSAVDLAALGLGSSIYISVYIGLTGILTALQPITAQLYGARRYSEIGEEVRQALWLALALTVIGFLILFFPGPVLQLARVPDALHDRTVAYLRILAFGLPAGLAFRVYSSVTNAVGKPRLVMILQIGALLLKVPLNTWFIFGGLGVPALGGPGCALASTLINWALAVLGMILLTRVDVFTPFAIFSRFCWPVWRRQAAQLRLGIPMGLSYLIEVTSYTFMALFIARFGTTTLAGHQIAGNIGAVLYMTPLSIGIASSTLVAQALGAHRPEAARTLSRHGIMMAVAIACCYGAIVLALRPYIIEGYTPNAQVVAAALPLVLIVACYHVFDALQITTAFVLRAYKVAVVPTVIYAVALWGVGLGGGYALGFNVTGTMPEWLTGARGFWVANTLSLAIAGIGLLIYWRVVSKRHLHADAALRVDSAA, via the coding sequence ATGCTCGCCGATGTACGGAAAATCGCCGCATTAGCATGGCCGGTCCTGATCGGCCAACTCGCGATTATCGCGTTCGGTGTGATCGACACGGCGATGGTCGGCCGTTTCTCGGCAGTCGATCTGGCCGCGCTCGGCCTCGGTTCATCGATCTATATTTCCGTCTACATCGGCCTGACGGGTATTCTCACCGCACTGCAGCCGATTACCGCGCAACTCTACGGCGCGCGCCGCTACAGCGAAATCGGCGAGGAAGTTCGCCAGGCCCTGTGGCTTGCGCTGGCGCTGACCGTGATCGGTTTCCTGATTCTGTTTTTTCCCGGCCCGGTGCTGCAACTGGCGCGCGTGCCCGACGCGTTGCACGACCGCACGGTCGCCTATCTGCGGATTCTGGCCTTCGGCTTGCCGGCCGGTCTCGCCTTTCGTGTCTACAGTTCGGTCACCAATGCGGTCGGCAAGCCGCGGCTCGTGATGATCCTTCAAATCGGCGCGCTGTTGCTCAAGGTACCGCTCAATACGTGGTTCATCTTCGGCGGGTTGGGCGTCCCGGCGCTGGGCGGCCCCGGTTGCGCGCTCGCCAGCACCTTGATCAACTGGGCGCTTGCCGTGCTCGGAATGATCCTGCTGACGCGCGTCGATGTATTCACACCGTTCGCCATCTTCTCGCGCTTCTGCTGGCCGGTCTGGCGGCGCCAGGCGGCGCAACTGCGGCTAGGCATTCCGATGGGCCTGTCGTACCTGATCGAAGTCACCTCTTACACGTTCATGGCGCTTTTCATCGCGCGCTTCGGCACGACGACGCTCGCCGGCCACCAGATCGCCGGCAACATCGGCGCGGTGCTGTACATGACACCGCTGTCGATCGGCATTGCTTCGTCGACGCTGGTCGCGCAGGCGCTCGGCGCGCATCGCCCGGAAGCGGCGCGCACGCTGTCGCGTCACGGCATCATGATGGCCGTGGCGATCGCCTGCTGTTACGGCGCGATCGTGCTGGCGCTGCGGCCTTATATCATCGAAGGCTATACGCCGAATGCGCAAGTCGTGGCCGCGGCGTTGCCGCTGGTGTTGATCGTCGCGTGCTATCACGTATTCGATGCTTTGCAGATCACCACCGCGTTCGTGCTACGCGCCTACAAAGTGGCGGTCGTGCCGACCGTGATCTACGCCGTAGCGCTGTGGGGCGTCGGGCTCGGTGGCGGCTATGCGCTCGGCTTCAACGTGACCGGCACAATGCCGGAATGGCTGACTGGCGCGCGCGGCTTCTGGGTGGCGAATACGCTGAGCCTGGCGATTGCCGGCATTGGCCTGCTGATTTACTGGCGGGTCGTGAGCAAGCGGCATTTGCATGCCGATGCGGCGCTTCGGGTCGATTCGGCCGCGTGA